The sequence TCGCCGAGCGACGGCTCTACCTGCTCATCGTCGGACTGGTCGCGCTGTTCGCGTTCCTGCTCGCGACCGTCGGCATCTACGGCCTCATCACCTACTGGACCGGCATGCGCACGCGCGAGATCGGCGTCCGCCTCGCGCTCGGCGCGCGCCCCGCCGACATCATCCGCATGATCGTCGCGCACGGACTCCGCCTCGTCGTGCCCGGCGTGCTCATCGGCATCGCCGGCGCCGCCGCGTTCGCGACACTGCTCCGTCACATGCTGTACGGCACGTCCGCGATCGAGCCCGTCGTGTACGCACAGCTCGCCGCGCTCGTGCTGCTGGTCGCGGCTCTCGCCGCATGGGTGCCCGCCCGCCGCGCGATCGGACGCGATCCGGTGCGCGCCCTGCGCGAGTAAGACTCGGTCCCGAGGGCGGACGCTGGACGCCCTGCGTCGACCCCGCCGGGTTGCACCGGTGCGCTCCTTGCCGGCCAGGGCTGTGCCGCCTCATGGTCGAAGGGAGCGCAACGTGATGAAACAGATGAATCCGAAGCGCCGCATCCGCGAGGGCATGAGGAAGACCGGCGGGCCGACCTATGCGGTGCCGGTCTTCGCGATCCTCCTGTTGATCATTGCAACATTGATGGGCTGCGCCGGCGATGCGCGAAAGAGCGACGTCGCAGTGCGCGACAGCGCGGGAATCCGCATAGTCGAGAACCTGCCGGGCAGCATCGAGGCGGCAGGGACCTGGACACTTTCACACGATCCGGTCGTCGAAGTCGGTGGGGGCGTCGATCCCGCCACGCCGCTCTATCATGTCACCGACGTCGCGCCGCTCGACGATGGGCGTGTCGCAGTCGCAGTGAACACACCGCCGCAGGTGCATGTGTTCGGCAGCGATGGCACGCTCACCACGACACTCGGTCGGGCCGGTGCCGGACCTGGCGAGTTCGCGAGCGTCGCCTCCATCGTGCCGTTCACGGGCGACTCCGTCGCGGTCTGGGATGCAGACCGCCGGCGCATCTCGATCTTCGAGACGAGCGGTCGCTACGTGCGCGAGATCGACGTCAGCGACCTCGCACCAGTCTCGACGCGCGCCGCGCCATCGATGAGCACCGCGAGCGGCTTCACTCACCTCCTCGCGTCGGGACCCCGGGCCTTCGTCATCTTCGGCGAGGGTGCGGTGGCACCGGACCCGGCGCCGGGGATCAGCCGGCCAACACTGCCTTCCATACGTATCTCGACCAGTGGAAACGCACTCGCGCAGTTCGGCGAGATGCCGGGGATGGAGATGGTTCACGGCGGCCCGGCCGGCTCGCTCCCGCTGCCATTCGGCGCCCGGACCGACGCCGCCACGTCGGGTGAGGTGCTCGTCACGGGCACCGGAGATCTGACACAGATCCGCGTCTTCGGGAACGACGGGTCCCCGATCCGCATCGTCCGCTGGCCGGATCGCGACCGCACGGTGGGCGGCGACTGGCTCGACGAATGGACAGCGATGGTCGAGAACGCGCCACCGCCCATACGGGAGCTCGTCGATGCTACCCCTCGCCGCGAACTCTTCCCGGCTTACACCGGCATCCTCACCAGCGACGAAGGCGACGTTCTGGTCGGCGAGTACGCCGGACCGATCGGCATCTGGCCACTTCGACACGCCGGCGAGGGACCCGAGGCACTGCGGCCGGTGCGTCGCAC is a genomic window of Longimicrobiales bacterium containing:
- a CDS encoding 6-bladed beta-propeller — its product is MKQMNPKRRIREGMRKTGGPTYAVPVFAILLLIIATLMGCAGDARKSDVAVRDSAGIRIVENLPGSIEAAGTWTLSHDPVVEVGGGVDPATPLYHVTDVAPLDDGRVAVAVNTPPQVHVFGSDGTLTTTLGRAGAGPGEFASVASIVPFTGDSVAVWDADRRRISIFETSGRYVREIDVSDLAPVSTRAAPSMSTASGFTHLLASGPRAFVIFGEGAVAPDPAPGISRPTLPSIRISTSGNALAQFGEMPGMEMVHGGPAGSLPLPFGARTDAATSGEVLVTGTGDLTQIRVFGNDGSPIRIVRWPDRDRTVGGDWLDEWTAMVENAPPPIRELVDATPRRELFPAYTGILTSDEGDVLVGEYAGPIGIWPLRHAGEGPEALRPVRRTRQQRWLVFDNAGVITATLRTPEGFAPDAIRDGRIWGVFTDTLDVESVRAYRIVR